In Achromobacter xylosoxidans A8, a single window of DNA contains:
- a CDS encoding amino acid ABC transporter permease, whose translation MLDSYLSTAGVVLPFLLKGFWETLKISFVAIIAGSLLGFVIGVIRSYRIRGVHQLLGLYIHILRGTPFLVQLYIFYFVLPSTGIEMLHWDSGTAAFVSLSVYTSCYVAEIVMGAIQAVPRGQTEGAMTLGLRPFQILRLVILPQAMRLIVQPMSGVYVMLIKSTAILSVVGITELTRQGEVFIITFPAKSLFIYGMIAAIYFIYCYPLLRLANWLEKRLTGGLQGAGLN comes from the coding sequence ATGTTGGATTCCTATCTTTCCACCGCCGGCGTCGTGCTGCCCTTCCTGCTGAAGGGCTTCTGGGAGACCTTGAAGATCTCCTTCGTGGCCATCATCGCGGGATCGCTCCTGGGCTTCGTGATCGGCGTGATCCGCAGCTACCGCATCCGCGGCGTGCATCAGCTGCTGGGCCTGTACATCCACATCCTGCGCGGCACGCCGTTCCTGGTGCAGCTCTATATTTTCTATTTCGTGCTGCCCAGTACCGGCATCGAAATGCTGCATTGGGATTCCGGCACGGCGGCCTTCGTGTCGTTGTCTGTCTACACGTCCTGCTACGTTGCGGAAATCGTCATGGGCGCGATCCAGGCCGTGCCGCGCGGCCAGACCGAAGGCGCCATGACGCTGGGCCTGAGGCCGTTCCAGATCTTGCGGCTGGTCATCCTGCCGCAGGCCATGCGCCTGATCGTGCAGCCCATGAGCGGCGTCTACGTCATGTTGATCAAGAGCACCGCGATTCTGTCCGTGGTGGGCATCACCGAACTGACGCGGCAAGGCGAGGTCTTCATCATCACCTTTCCAGCCAAGTCGCTCTTCATCTACGGCATGATCGCCGCCATCTACTTCATCTACTGCTACCCGCTGCTGCGCCTGGCCAACTGGCTGGAAAAGCGCCTGACGGGCGGCTTGCAGGGCGCAGGCCTGAACTGA
- a CDS encoding amino acid ABC transporter permease, giving the protein MDWLLDFYNWRIVSQYTGQFATGLANTLIAAGASLVLSVLAGIPLALAHMSPRALVWRPVAAYVQFIRSTPLLVQIYLVYYAVPMLVPGAKGWSEMLLGIMAMTLHHAAYMSEIIRVGIESVPRGQIEGAKACGMNYGQRLRYVVLPQAFANTLPPLLGQTAVLIKDTSLLSLITVFELVAAGVQMNSDRIVPNESFLTIAAGYLLIYACMLLLSRGVSLWLAGPAWNAR; this is encoded by the coding sequence ATGGACTGGCTGCTCGATTTCTATAACTGGCGCATCGTCAGCCAGTACACGGGCCAGTTCGCCACCGGCCTGGCCAACACCCTGATCGCGGCGGGCGCAAGCCTGGTGCTGTCGGTGCTGGCCGGCATCCCGCTGGCGCTTGCGCATATGTCGCCCCGCGCCCTCGTCTGGCGGCCGGTGGCGGCCTATGTGCAATTCATCCGTTCCACCCCCTTGTTGGTGCAGATCTACCTGGTCTATTACGCCGTGCCCATGCTGGTGCCGGGCGCCAAGGGCTGGAGCGAAATGCTGCTGGGCATCATGGCGATGACGCTGCACCATGCGGCCTACATGAGCGAGATCATCCGCGTGGGCATCGAATCCGTGCCGCGCGGCCAGATCGAAGGCGCCAAGGCTTGCGGCATGAATTACGGCCAGCGCCTGCGCTATGTCGTGCTGCCGCAGGCTTTCGCCAACACGCTGCCGCCCCTGCTAGGCCAGACCGCCGTGCTGATCAAGGACACGTCGCTGCTGTCGCTGATCACGGTGTTCGAACTGGTCGCGGCCGGCGTGCAGATGAACAGCGACCGCATCGTACCCAACGAGAGCTTCCTGACCATCGCGGCCGGCTATCTGCTGATCTACGCCTGCATGCTGCTGCTGTCGCGCGGCGTGAGCCTTTGGCTGGCGGGTCCTGCCTGGAACGCGAGGTAA
- a CDS encoding ABC transporter substrate-binding protein, producing the protein MLKIKRWLGVAGVALAAATVALPAQADELGDILKRGELRVAVQTSGPLMSFMDKTGKRTGLAVEVAKRMADDLGVKLVLQDYEWKGLIPALLSGKADMVAADMTPTPQRAAQVLFSTPMFYADTVAVVPKDSPYKSYEELNKDGVTVGVLGASTYAEVGKKMLPKATMKEFSGGSAPVGQALSSGRLDAGIMSLSTANQFLVDFGNLRVLDGIMVREPLAFAVGPNAFRLKFWLDNWQTLKTADNTLPEQVKYWYSTDWKKDH; encoded by the coding sequence ATGCTGAAAATCAAACGATGGCTGGGCGTGGCCGGCGTCGCCCTGGCGGCCGCCACGGTGGCCTTGCCGGCGCAGGCCGACGAGCTGGGCGACATTCTCAAGCGCGGTGAACTGCGCGTCGCGGTGCAGACCTCCGGGCCGCTGATGAGCTTCATGGACAAGACCGGCAAGCGCACCGGCCTGGCCGTGGAAGTGGCCAAGCGCATGGCCGACGACCTGGGCGTGAAGCTGGTGCTGCAGGACTATGAGTGGAAGGGCCTGATCCCGGCGCTGCTGTCCGGCAAGGCCGACATGGTGGCCGCGGACATGACGCCCACGCCGCAGCGCGCGGCCCAGGTGCTGTTCTCCACCCCGATGTTCTACGCGGACACCGTGGCCGTGGTGCCCAAGGACTCGCCCTACAAGTCGTACGAGGAACTCAACAAGGACGGCGTGACCGTGGGCGTGCTGGGCGCCAGCACCTATGCGGAAGTGGGCAAGAAGATGTTGCCCAAGGCCACCATGAAGGAATTCTCGGGCGGCAGCGCGCCGGTCGGGCAGGCCCTGTCCAGTGGCCGGCTGGACGCCGGCATCATGTCGCTGTCCACCGCCAACCAGTTCCTGGTCGACTTCGGCAACCTGCGCGTGCTGGACGGCATCATGGTGCGCGAGCCCCTGGCCTTCGCCGTCGGTCCCAACGCCTTCCGCCTGAAGTTCTGGCTGGATAACTGGCAGACCTTGAAGACGGCCGACAACACGCTGCCCGAACAGGTGAAGTACTGGTACTCCACCGACTGGAAGAAAGACCACTGA
- a CDS encoding amino acid ABC transporter ATP-binding protein, with amino-acid sequence MAEPLLVVQAVSKTYQRDGQAPHLALDGIDCQLGRGEVMVVVGPSGSGKSTLLRTLNGLESIDSGAIRVDGVSLTDPATDVNRWRTEVGMVFQHFNLFQHRTALDNVALPQRVVRGRARADAERYARELLGRVGVGDYGARYPSQLSGGQQQRVAIARALAMDPKLMLFDEATSALDPETVGGILELMRALARDGMTMAVVTHEMGFARDVGDRALFMDAGRIVEMGTPDEVFGHPREARTRAFLEKIL; translated from the coding sequence GTGGCGGAACCTCTGCTGGTCGTCCAGGCAGTCAGCAAGACCTATCAACGCGACGGGCAGGCCCCGCATCTGGCGTTGGACGGCATCGATTGCCAGCTCGGCCGCGGCGAGGTCATGGTGGTGGTCGGCCCGTCCGGATCCGGTAAAAGCACCTTGTTGCGCACGCTCAACGGCCTGGAAAGCATAGACAGCGGCGCCATCCGCGTGGACGGCGTGTCGCTCACGGACCCGGCCACCGACGTCAACCGCTGGCGCACCGAAGTCGGCATGGTGTTCCAGCACTTCAACCTGTTCCAACACCGTACTGCGCTGGACAATGTCGCGCTACCCCAGCGCGTGGTGCGCGGCCGCGCCCGCGCCGACGCCGAACGCTACGCCCGCGAACTGCTGGGCCGCGTCGGCGTGGGCGACTACGGCGCGCGTTATCCCAGCCAGCTCTCCGGCGGCCAGCAGCAGCGCGTGGCGATCGCGCGCGCGCTGGCCATGGACCCCAAGCTGATGCTGTTCGACGAGGCCACCTCGGCACTCGACCCCGAAACCGTGGGAGGCATTCTTGAACTGATGCGCGCGCTGGCGCGCGACGGCATGACCATGGCCGTGGTGACCCATGAAATGGGCTTCGCCCGCGACGTGGGTGACCGCGCGCTCTTCATGGACGCCGGCCGCATCGTGGAAATGGGCACGCCGGACGAGGTGTTCGGCCACCCCCGGGAAGCGCGTACCCGCGCCTTCCTGGAAAAGATTCTGTAG
- a CDS encoding aldehyde dehydrogenase family protein: MDTPQDILRALGLNPESLTGGTLRARSPIDGAELARVHEHTVAQAHSAITRARQASLAWRDVPAPRRGELLRLFGETLRQHKRELGRLVSLEAGKIVAEGEGEVQEMIDICDFAVGLSRQLYGLTIASERPGHRMMETWHPLGVVGVISAFNFPVAVWSWNAALALVCGNAVVWKPSEKTPLTALACQALFAQAAQRFGDAPAGLSEVLIGGREIGEALVDSHAVALVSATGSTRMGRQVGPRVAQRFGRVLLELGGNNAIIVGPTADLDMAARGIVFGAIGTAGQRCTSTRRLIVHESVADDLVQRLHKAYASATIGNPLDSGTLVGPLIDRVSFDAMQAALTAAREQGGKVTGGERVLAEQYPEAWYARPAIAEMPGQTDVVCHETFAPILYVMRYTDFNQALALQNGVPQGLSSAIFTNDLREAETFLSAAGSDCGIANVNIGTSGAEIGGAFGGEKETGGGRESGSDAWRNYMRRATNTINYSRQLPLAQGIKFGE, translated from the coding sequence ATGGACACTCCCCAAGACATCCTGCGCGCGCTCGGGCTGAACCCGGAATCGCTCACGGGCGGCACGCTGCGCGCGCGCAGTCCGATAGACGGCGCCGAACTGGCCCGGGTCCACGAGCACACGGTGGCCCAGGCCCATTCCGCCATCACCCGCGCGCGCCAGGCCAGCCTGGCATGGCGCGACGTGCCGGCGCCGCGCCGCGGCGAACTGCTGCGCCTGTTCGGCGAAACGCTGCGCCAGCACAAGCGCGAGCTGGGCCGCCTGGTCAGCCTGGAGGCCGGCAAGATCGTGGCCGAAGGCGAAGGCGAAGTGCAGGAAATGATCGACATCTGCGACTTCGCCGTGGGCCTGTCGCGCCAGCTCTACGGACTGACGATCGCCTCCGAGCGCCCAGGCCATCGCATGATGGAAACCTGGCATCCGCTGGGCGTGGTCGGCGTGATCAGCGCGTTCAACTTCCCGGTAGCCGTGTGGTCCTGGAACGCCGCGCTGGCGCTGGTCTGCGGCAACGCCGTGGTCTGGAAGCCATCGGAAAAAACCCCGCTGACCGCGCTGGCCTGCCAGGCGCTTTTCGCCCAGGCCGCGCAACGTTTCGGCGATGCCCCCGCCGGCCTGTCGGAAGTGCTGATCGGCGGTCGCGAGATCGGCGAGGCGCTGGTGGATTCGCACGCCGTGGCCCTGGTGTCGGCTACCGGCTCGACCCGCATGGGCCGCCAGGTGGGTCCGCGCGTGGCACAGCGCTTCGGCCGCGTGCTGCTGGAACTGGGCGGCAACAACGCCATCATCGTCGGCCCCACCGCCGACCTGGACATGGCCGCGCGCGGCATCGTGTTCGGCGCCATCGGCACGGCCGGACAGCGCTGCACCTCGACGCGCCGACTGATCGTGCATGAAAGCGTGGCCGACGACCTGGTGCAGCGCCTGCACAAGGCCTATGCCAGCGCCACCATCGGCAACCCGCTGGACAGCGGCACGCTGGTCGGCCCGCTGATCGACCGCGTATCCTTCGACGCCATGCAGGCCGCGCTGACGGCGGCGCGCGAACAGGGCGGCAAGGTCACGGGCGGCGAACGCGTGCTGGCCGAGCAGTATCCCGAGGCCTGGTACGCGCGCCCCGCCATCGCCGAAATGCCGGGCCAGACCGACGTGGTCTGCCACGAAACCTTCGCGCCCATCCTGTACGTGATGCGCTACACCGATTTCAACCAGGCCCTGGCCTTGCAGAATGGCGTGCCGCAAGGCCTGTCGTCCGCCATCTTCACCAATGACCTGCGCGAGGCCGAGACCTTCCTGTCGGCGGCCGGCTCGGACTGCGGCATCGCCAACGTCAATATCGGCACCTCGGGCGCCGAGATCGGCGGCGCCTTCGGCGGAGAAAAGGAAACCGGGGGTGGGCGCGAATCGGGCTCGGACGCGTGGCGCAACTACATGCGCCGCGCGACCAACACGATCAACTATTCGCGCCAGCTGCCGCTGGCGCAGGGCATCAAGTTCGGCGAGTAG
- a CDS encoding phospholipase A, with product MTISRPARSALLLRTLAAALAMGLAGAATAGVSYRLDRPSAAPGETVTIEAVYFNEGTARSNWEAPPELVLQWRGQDGQIVRSLAKLRGGPASFSVPVNNFARMAWTAVVPATANGLQAVSIEGQPAMMALDATGRDSGTLASTPARGPVVDASSGQPVPAAAVAAVGASPEGGPSPDASAVPTVQPQNAFDRFRSSVSEYKPVYFDIGTRGQTTARFQISAKYRLFSPAGDRPATWDENFYLAYTQTSLWDLQGDSMPFIDTTFNPSAFWLSDNIWQSASQNWRFGMNTGVEHNSNGKDGADSRSLNDGYIEPRFHYRFDGGSTLTFAPRVKAYFGVASENSDYADYAGHVDWQLRWAQDNGAVISAMYRQGDQKRRTTQLDFAWPLQRTWLNMNGYLHLQYFNGYGETLLGYNQRNESQFRVGLSLVP from the coding sequence ATGACCATCAGCCGTCCAGCACGATCCGCCCTCCTCCTGCGCACCCTTGCCGCCGCCCTGGCCATGGGTCTGGCGGGCGCAGCCACCGCGGGCGTGTCGTACCGGCTGGATCGTCCATCGGCCGCCCCCGGCGAGACCGTCACCATCGAAGCGGTGTACTTCAACGAAGGCACCGCCCGCTCCAACTGGGAAGCCCCGCCCGAACTGGTGCTGCAATGGCGCGGCCAGGACGGCCAGATCGTGCGCAGCCTGGCCAAGCTGCGCGGCGGGCCGGCCAGCTTCAGCGTGCCGGTCAACAACTTCGCGCGCATGGCCTGGACGGCGGTCGTGCCCGCCACGGCCAACGGCCTGCAGGCCGTGTCCATCGAGGGCCAGCCGGCGATGATGGCGCTGGACGCCACCGGCCGCGACAGCGGCACCTTGGCCAGCACGCCCGCGCGCGGCCCGGTGGTGGACGCCAGCAGCGGCCAGCCCGTGCCCGCCGCCGCCGTGGCCGCGGTCGGCGCTTCGCCCGAAGGGGGCCCTTCGCCCGACGCTTCCGCGGTGCCTACCGTGCAGCCGCAGAACGCCTTTGACCGCTTCCGCAGCTCGGTTTCCGAATACAAGCCGGTGTACTTCGACATCGGCACGCGCGGACAGACCACCGCGCGCTTCCAGATCAGCGCCAAGTACCGCCTCTTCAGCCCCGCGGGCGACCGCCCGGCGACCTGGGACGAGAACTTCTACCTGGCGTACACACAGACGTCGCTGTGGGACCTGCAGGGCGATTCCATGCCCTTCATCGACACCACCTTCAATCCCAGCGCCTTCTGGCTATCCGACAATATCTGGCAGTCGGCCAGCCAGAACTGGCGCTTCGGCATGAACACCGGCGTCGAGCACAACTCCAACGGCAAGGACGGCGCGGATTCGCGCTCGTTGAACGACGGCTATATCGAACCGCGCTTCCACTACCGCTTCGACGGCGGCAGCACGCTGACCTTCGCGCCGCGGGTCAAGGCCTACTTCGGCGTCGCCAGCGAGAACAGCGACTACGCCGACTACGCCGGCCACGTCGACTGGCAATTGCGCTGGGCCCAGGACAACGGCGCCGTCATCTCCGCCATGTACCGCCAGGGCGATCAGAAGCGCCGCACCACCCAGCTGGATTTCGCCTGGCCGCTGCAGCGCACCTGGCTGAACATGAACGGCTACCTGCATCTGCAGTACTTCAACGGCTACGGCGAAACGCTGCTGGGCTACAACCAGCGCAACGAATCGCAGTTCCGCGTCGGCCTGTCGCTGGTGCCTTAA
- the pdxK gene encoding pyridoxine/pyridoxal/pyridoxamine kinase: MSAIPAVTAQVDIVSVQSQVVYGCVGNNAAMPVFRKAGLHAIAVPTVILSNTPHYPTLHGGAVPLDWFEGLLQGLDERGVSRTARAVVCGYLGQPGQAGLLADWLAALRAARPDVKIHIDPVMGDRNDGLYVNEGLVEQYRDLLVPLANGMTPNHFELELLVGRALSSIDEVVAAARELIARGPDWIVVTSAAPMAAAAGTLQLAVVTREQATVVTHPEIAIPPSVHGTGDVFMASVTARLLTGQELVEGVRSAAAQVTVALERTRELGWEELAMEG, from the coding sequence ATGAGCGCAATCCCCGCCGTTACCGCGCAGGTGGATATCGTTTCCGTCCAATCCCAGGTCGTGTATGGCTGCGTCGGCAATAACGCCGCCATGCCGGTCTTCCGCAAGGCGGGCCTGCACGCGATCGCGGTGCCCACCGTCATCCTGAGCAATACGCCGCACTATCCGACCTTGCACGGCGGCGCGGTGCCGCTGGACTGGTTCGAAGGGCTGTTGCAGGGGCTGGACGAGCGCGGCGTCAGCAGGACGGCGCGGGCGGTGGTGTGCGGATACCTGGGCCAGCCCGGGCAGGCCGGGTTGCTTGCCGATTGGCTGGCCGCGCTGCGCGCCGCGCGGCCGGACGTGAAAATCCATATCGATCCCGTCATGGGCGACCGCAACGACGGCCTGTACGTGAACGAAGGACTGGTCGAGCAATACCGGGACCTGCTGGTGCCGCTGGCCAACGGTATGACGCCGAACCATTTTGAGCTGGAATTGCTGGTGGGGCGCGCCCTGTCATCAATTGACGAAGTAGTGGCCGCGGCGCGCGAACTGATCGCGCGCGGTCCGGACTGGATCGTGGTGACCAGCGCGGCGCCCATGGCCGCCGCGGCCGGCACCTTGCAGCTGGCGGTGGTGACGCGGGAGCAGGCCACCGTCGTGACGCATCCGGAGATCGCGATCCCGCCCTCGGTGCACGGCACCGGCGACGTGTTCATGGCCAGCGTCACGGCGCGGCTGCTGACTGGACAGGAGCTAGTGGAGGGGGTGCGCTCCGCCGCCGCCCAGGTCACGGTGGCGCTGGAGCGCACCCGCGAACTGGGCTGGGAAGAACTGGCGATGGAAGGCTAG
- a CDS encoding cupin domain-containing protein has protein sequence MKNDQSRLVRIDAGPMKNPVPGKPRRPLSGDAAFRTVTAFEGNGGKAEAGVWESTAGVFQSNTTGYIEFGYIVEGSARLVDPDGTVHELTVGEAFVMPEGYTGRWEVDQFVKKIYFITRM, from the coding sequence ATGAAGAACGACCAATCGCGCCTCGTCCGCATCGACGCCGGCCCCATGAAGAACCCGGTGCCCGGCAAGCCGCGCCGTCCGCTCTCGGGCGACGCCGCGTTCCGCACCGTGACCGCTTTCGAAGGCAATGGCGGCAAGGCAGAGGCCGGTGTCTGGGAAAGCACCGCGGGCGTGTTCCAGTCCAACACCACCGGCTACATCGAGTTCGGCTACATCGTCGAAGGCTCGGCGCGCCTGGTCGACCCGGATGGCACCGTGCACGAGCTGACAGTGGGCGAAGCCTTCGTCATGCCCGAGGGCTATACCGGCCGCTGGGAAGTCGACCAGTTCGTCAAGAAGATCTATTTCATCACCCGCATGTAG
- a CDS encoding helix-turn-helix domain-containing protein: MIDLPHRLRALRRQQTLSLEQLAQRTGLTKSYLSKLERGLSEPSISTVLRLAEAYGLGVSELVGTDDAAQEEVVSVVRVADREALQRRGLGSEYHYESLAGRRKVKAMEPFVVHPPREFPDATAVFPHPGEEFLLVLKGAIEVHVGERQLRLEAGDSVYFDSELPHRMRTVSRAMAEVLVVAAH, from the coding sequence ATGATAGACCTGCCGCACCGCCTGCGCGCCCTTCGCCGCCAGCAAACCCTGTCCCTGGAACAGCTGGCGCAGCGCACCGGATTGACCAAGAGCTACCTCTCCAAACTGGAGCGGGGCCTGAGCGAGCCCTCCATTTCCACCGTGCTGCGGCTGGCGGAAGCGTACGGCCTGGGCGTGTCGGAACTGGTGGGCACGGACGACGCCGCGCAGGAGGAAGTCGTCAGCGTGGTGCGGGTGGCGGACCGCGAGGCCTTGCAGCGCCGGGGACTGGGCAGCGAGTATCACTACGAGTCGCTGGCTGGCCGTCGCAAGGTCAAGGCGATGGAGCCTTTCGTGGTGCATCCGCCGCGCGAATTTCCCGATGCGACCGCGGTGTTTCCGCACCCCGGCGAGGAATTCCTGCTGGTGCTCAAGGGCGCCATCGAGGTTCACGTGGGCGAGCGCCAGTTACGCCTGGAAGCCGGGGATTCCGTCTATTTCGATTCCGAACTGCCACACCGCATGCGCACCGTCAGCCGGGCCATGGCCGAAGTGCTGGTGGTGGCCGCGCACTGA
- a CDS encoding aldolase: protein MADTMHLGKDELIARAKAEMQRQFETPEWSLRERLALTCRILFDGGHDSGLAGQITARAPEPNRYFTQRLGLGFDEITASNLLLVDEDLRVQEGGGMPNPANRFHSWVYRARPDVNCIIHTHPLHVASLSMLEVPLEVSHMDNCTLYDDVAFLKDWPGVPVGNEEGEIISAALGSKRAILLSHHGMLIAAGSVEEACVLALQFERAARMQLLAMAAGKIQPIPPALGREAHDWILTPKRSQVGFSYYARRALRAHPDVLA from the coding sequence ATGGCCGATACGATGCACCTGGGCAAGGACGAACTGATCGCGCGGGCGAAAGCCGAAATGCAGCGCCAGTTCGAGACGCCCGAATGGAGCCTGCGCGAACGCCTGGCGCTGACCTGCCGCATCCTGTTCGACGGCGGGCATGATTCCGGCCTGGCCGGGCAGATCACGGCGCGCGCGCCGGAGCCGAACCGGTATTTCACGCAGCGCCTGGGCCTGGGCTTTGACGAGATTACCGCCAGCAACCTGCTGCTGGTCGACGAGGACCTGCGCGTGCAGGAAGGCGGCGGCATGCCGAATCCGGCCAACCGCTTCCACTCCTGGGTCTACCGCGCGCGTCCGGACGTGAACTGCATCATCCATACGCATCCGCTGCATGTCGCGTCGCTGTCGATGCTGGAGGTGCCGTTGGAAGTCTCGCATATGGACAACTGCACGCTGTACGACGACGTGGCCTTCTTGAAGGATTGGCCCGGCGTGCCGGTGGGTAATGAGGAAGGCGAGATCATTTCGGCGGCGCTGGGTTCCAAGCGCGCCATCCTGCTGTCGCACCACGGCATGCTGATCGCGGCGGGTTCGGTGGAAGAGGCGTGCGTGCTGGCCCTGCAGTTCGAGCGCGCCGCCCGCATGCAGCTGCTGGCCATGGCCGCCGGCAAGATCCAACCCATTCCGCCGGCCCTGGGCCGCGAGGCGCATGACTGGATCCTGACGCCGAAGCGCTCGCAAGTCGGCTTCTCGTACTATGCGCGGCGCGCGTTGCGGGCGCATCCCGACGTGCTGGCCTGA
- a CDS encoding glutathione S-transferase family protein, producing MNQTPHPLAGKPLELADTLRSGNAWKIRLACGYMGLPIKRRTFDIVQGDLETEAFARINPWRQVPALLTPEGEWLAESQAILWYLGLGTPWLPAGRLEQSQVSSWLSFEQTQHMHAFAQPRLLIHLRRTAQVDDPAMQAWREIGMKAAALMDAHLAGRDYLVGTAPTIADIALFPYTSMAAEGGYDLSGFAHIDAWLARMRALPGFTPLIAAA from the coding sequence ATGAACCAGACACCGCATCCGCTGGCGGGCAAGCCGCTGGAACTGGCCGATACGCTGCGTTCGGGCAATGCCTGGAAGATCCGGCTGGCTTGCGGCTACATGGGCCTGCCGATCAAGCGGCGCACCTTCGACATCGTGCAGGGCGACCTGGAGACGGAGGCGTTCGCGCGCATCAATCCGTGGCGCCAGGTGCCGGCCCTGCTGACGCCAGAGGGCGAGTGGCTGGCCGAGTCGCAGGCCATCCTCTGGTATCTGGGACTGGGCACGCCCTGGCTGCCCGCCGGCCGCCTGGAGCAGTCGCAGGTCAGCAGCTGGCTCAGCTTCGAGCAGACCCAGCACATGCACGCCTTTGCGCAGCCGCGGCTGCTGATCCACTTGCGCCGCACGGCGCAGGTGGATGATCCGGCCATGCAGGCGTGGCGCGAGATCGGCATGAAGGCGGCCGCGCTGATGGATGCGCATCTGGCGGGCCGCGATTATCTGGTGGGAACCGCGCCGACCATCGCCGACATCGCGCTGTTCCCTTATACGAGCATGGCGGCCGAGGGCGGTTACGACCTGTCCGGCTTCGCCCATATCGACGCCTGGCTGGCGCGCATGCGCGCCTTGCCCGGCTTTACGCCGCTGATCGCAGCGGCATGA
- a CDS encoding Bug family tripartite tricarboxylate transporter substrate binding protein, translating into MKISKMAGALALVTAMAGSGAQAAAYPDRPIRLVVPFGAGGITDIVARQVGKGMGDALGQSIVIENRPGAGGVIAAQVAATAPADGYTIFMGTVGTQVVNPLIYSKLSYDADKFAPVGMVSGSPYLLAVREAVPAKTFSEFVAYAKANPAKLNFGSAGNASSPHLGLELLKLTAGVDIVHVPFKSGSEAVNAAIGAQVDVVMDASPVIMPHAASGKLRPLAVAADKRLPSAPEVPASNEVGDAALQISSWNAFFAPAGTPPEVLEKLNAALQKTLASPELKERLASQGTQLYTGKPDEYQRFIAGEKAKWTEIVKRANIKMD; encoded by the coding sequence ATGAAGATTTCCAAGATGGCGGGCGCGCTGGCGCTGGTGACGGCGATGGCGGGCAGCGGGGCTCAAGCGGCGGCCTATCCGGATCGGCCGATCCGGCTGGTGGTGCCTTTCGGCGCGGGCGGGATCACGGACATCGTGGCGCGCCAGGTCGGCAAGGGCATGGGCGATGCGCTGGGACAGAGCATCGTGATCGAGAACCGGCCGGGCGCGGGCGGGGTGATTGCGGCGCAGGTGGCCGCCACCGCGCCGGCCGACGGCTATACGATCTTCATGGGCACGGTCGGGACGCAGGTGGTCAACCCGCTGATCTACAGCAAGCTCAGCTACGACGCGGACAAGTTCGCGCCGGTGGGCATGGTGTCGGGATCGCCGTATCTGCTGGCGGTCCGGGAGGCCGTGCCGGCGAAGACCTTCAGCGAGTTCGTAGCCTATGCCAAGGCCAACCCGGCCAAGCTGAATTTCGGTTCGGCAGGCAACGCGAGTTCGCCGCACCTTGGTTTGGAACTATTGAAGCTGACGGCGGGCGTGGATATCGTGCATGTGCCGTTCAAGAGCGGCAGCGAAGCGGTGAACGCCGCCATCGGCGCGCAGGTGGACGTGGTGATGGACGCCAGTCCGGTGATCATGCCGCACGCTGCGTCCGGCAAACTGCGCCCGCTGGCGGTGGCTGCCGACAAGCGGCTGCCTTCCGCGCCCGAGGTGCCCGCCAGCAACGAAGTGGGTGACGCGGCCCTGCAGATCAGTTCGTGGAACGCGTTCTTCGCGCCCGCGGGCACGCCACCCGAAGTGTTGGAAAAGCTGAACGCCGCGTTGCAGAAGACCCTGGCGTCGCCGGAACTGAAGGAGCGGCTCGCGTCCCAGGGTACGCAGCTGTACACGGGCAAGCCGGATGAGTATCAGCGCTTCATCGCCGGCGAGAAGGCCAAGTGGACCGAGATTGTGAAACGCGCCAACATCAAGATGGACTGA
- a CDS encoding ArsR/SmtB family transcription factor: protein MNEDQAISALAGLAHPQRLRTFRALVVAGPLGLTPSVLADQLGVARNALSFHLKELAHAGLVSVEQQGRNLIYRADFSRMNGLLGYLTEHCCEGAPCEASAIASCTTC from the coding sequence ATGAATGAAGATCAAGCAATCTCCGCTCTCGCAGGCCTTGCCCATCCTCAGCGGCTACGCACGTTCCGCGCCCTGGTTGTGGCCGGGCCTCTCGGCCTCACGCCCAGCGTGCTTGCCGACCAACTCGGCGTTGCAAGGAACGCATTGTCCTTTCACCTGAAGGAGCTAGCCCATGCCGGCTTGGTGAGCGTCGAGCAACAGGGCCGCAACCTAATCTATCGCGCCGACTTTTCCCGAATGAATGGGTTGCTCGGCTACCTCACCGAACACTGTTGCGAAGGTGCGCCCTGCGAGGCTTCCGCCATCGCCAGCTGCACGACCTGCTAA